One region of Solea senegalensis isolate Sse05_10M linkage group LG14, IFAPA_SoseM_1, whole genome shotgun sequence genomic DNA includes:
- the LOC122781176 gene encoding transcription initiation factor TFIID subunit 4-like yields MATPKLVSGAQKLLEPFGEAKLLQIPGTCAAMPAAQITLSTAAASKGDFVCGPPKMIASVQSHQPSPSTLPVAGPLPQISPSSSSSIMVVAKMATTGGVSANSQLQVTKPPLSQVSSMTQATTPGRTVVITVPRTATPQPVTVAPRLPQSSSSHLPANIQIPAGMMLIRSDTGQLMLVSQQALAQAQQGPRVTSGQAPRIVSHQVSAANGGKGNEKVTVIRMAAPPSFLPPPSIQKTALVKVVGVTQNAASAHESQPRIQAPATETRKEPLGTFTQETLESVKKCKNFLVTLIKLASSDSRSANMANNVRGLVRNLLEGKLEAEEFTEQLYQELKSTPQPCLVPFLKKSLPAVRRLTADPQLFIQQASTSACNSSAPPPAADTGPNLNNSKQVIQPARRVMMRPAVTSLTLPRNYISKSNNSRPNIKQTLLPPGKPLPGTFSLSKQHFSQDPSGFAFKNSTGSYREDDDINDVAFMAGVNLREENAKFLTTTVGSVVQSCQDQPFLSPNKLLSRILRAGQPLGVTDVGPEVVALVSHATQECLRGLLEKLAVAAEHRKATLKEDVWHTKVSDIRSQLRFLEEVETLNKKRKDEAEREKLLRLARSRSHPEDPQFQLLKQKAKELQQIEEAQLQQREANMTALAAIGPRRKRPLELTDSQVSLLPRLDVPRVTRVILRDLLVCMEQDHFLRHSLTLYKAML; encoded by the exons ATGGCCACACCAAAGCTGGTAAGTGGAGCCCAGAAGCTGCTGGAGCCCTTTGGAGAAGCAAAGTTGTTACAGATCCCTGGCACATGTGCAGCCATGCCTGCTGCACAGATCACACTCTCCACTGCAGCTGCATCAAAGGGTGACTTTGTCTGTGGTCCACCTAAAATGATCGCCTCTGTCCAGAGCCACCAGCCTTCTCCTTCCACCCTTCCTGTTGCTGGCCCACTGCCTCAGATTTCcccttcttcatcctcctccatcATGGTGGTAGCAAAGATGGCCACTACAGGAGGAGTGAGTGCCAACAGTCAACTCCAGGTGACCAAACCTCCTCTGAGCCAGGTGTCTTCCATGACTCAGGCCACAACACCCGGACGGACAGTGGTGATAACTGTACCGAGGACAGCCACTCCACAGCCGGTCACTGTGGCTCCTCGTCTGCCACAGAGCAGCTCCTCACATCTGCCAGCCAACATCCAGATACCAGCGG GGATGATGTTGATCCGCAGTGACACTGGGCAGCTGATGCTCGTATCACAGCAGGCTTTGGCTCAGGCTCAGCAGGGACCAAGAGTTACCAGTGGTCAAGCACCCAGAATCGTGTCccatcag GTGTCTGCAGCAAACGGAGGTAAAGGTAATGAGAAGGTGACGGTGATCAGGATGGCAGCTCCTCCCAGTTTCCTGCCTCCACCTTCCATCCAGAAGACGGCGCTGGTAAAG GTCGTCGGTGTGACCCAGAATGCTGCGTCTGCTCACGAGAGCCAGCCTCGCATTCAGGCCCCGGCCACAGAAACCAGAAAGGAGCCTCTGGGCACGTTCACTCAG GAAACACTGGAAAGTGTGAAAAAGTGCAAGAACTTCCTGGTGACCCTGATCAAGCTAGCCTCCAGTGACTCCAGGTCAGCCAACATGGCCAACAACGTCAGGGGACTGGTCCGAAATCTGCTG GAAGGGAAGCTGGAGGCAGAGGAGTTCACCGAACAGCTCTATCAGGAGCTGAAGTCCACTCCGCAGCCGTGTCTGGTGCCGTTCCTCAAG AAAAGTCTTCCTGCCGTGCGTCGCCTCACTGCAGACCCTCAGTTATTCATTCAACAGGCTTCCACCTCTGCCTGTAACTCCAGTGCCCCGCCGCCCGCCGCTGATACAGGACCAAACCTTAACAACAGCAAGCAG GTTATTCAACCGGCTCGGAGAGTGATGATGAGACCCGCTGTGACCTCATTAACTCTGCCCAGAAATTACATATCAAAGAGCAACAACAGCAGACCCAACATCAAGCAGACGCTGCTCCCGCCAGGAAAACCATTACCAG GAACGTTCTCACTTTCAAAGCAGCATTTTTCCCAGGATCCATCCGGATTTGCATTCAAGAACTCTACAGGCTCTTACAG aGAAGACGATGACATTAACGACGTAGCCTTCATGGCTGGAGTGAACCTGAGAGAGGAGAATGCAAAGTTCCTGACCACCACCGTTGGCTCTGTGGTGCAGTCTTGCCAGGACCAGCCCTTCCTCTCCCCTAACAAGCTGCTCAGTCGGATCCTTCGTGCAG GGCAGCCGCTGGGAGTGACCGACGTCGGTCCAGAGGTGGTTGCTCTGGTGTCTCATGCTACACAGGAGTGTCTCCGTGGACTTCTGGAGAAGCTCGCCGTGGCTGCGGAACACCGCAAGGCAACACTGAAG gaggaCGTGTGGCACACCAAAGTGAGTGACATACGCTCTCAGCTCCGTTTCCTGGAGGAAGTGGAGACGCTgaacaagaagagaaaagatgaagcggagagagagaaactgctgCGTTTGGCCCGA AGCCGCTCACACCCTGAGGATCCTCAGTTTCAGCTGCTGAAGCAAAAAGCCAAAGag TTACAACAAATAGAAGaagctcagctgcagcagagagaagcCAACATGACGGCCCTCGCCGCCATCGGGCCCCGCAGGAAGAGACCACTGGAGCTGACTGACAGtcag GTCTCGCTGCTGCCCAGACTGGACGTTCCCAGGGTGACTCGGGTGATCCTGAGGGATCTGCTGGTGTGTATGGAGCAGGATCACTTCCTGCgacactctctcactctgtaCAAAGCAATGCTCTGA